One Phragmites australis chromosome 23, lpPhrAust1.1, whole genome shotgun sequence DNA window includes the following coding sequences:
- the LOC133905727 gene encoding uncharacterized protein LOC133905727, producing MYDAEAAKQHGGVAVAGDKICKGVLCFKHAFLIITAVTFAGALVSLVLVWRTRGFYKGDIYAKFKMAPATVADGSNGGVKTVMGTEACAALAEEEEKSKNKKETVNEDLH from the coding sequence ATGTACGACGCCGAGGCCGCCAAGCAGCACGGCGGCGTGGCCGTGGCCGGGGACAAGATCTGCAAGGGGGTGCTCTGCTTCAAGCATGCCTTCCTCATCATCACGGCTGTCACGTTCGCCGGCGCGCTGGTCTCGCTGGTGCTGGTCTGGAGGACGAGGGGATTCTACAAGGGGGACATTTACGCCAAGTTCAAGATGGCGCCGGCGACAGTTGCGGACGGGAGCAACGGCGGGGTCAAGACGGTGATGGGAACGGAAGCATGTGCAGCGctggcggaagaggaggagaagagcaaAAACAAGAAAGAGACCGTTAATGAGGACTTACACTAA
- the LOC133905729 gene encoding protein NUCLEAR FUSION DEFECTIVE 4-like — protein MAGGGEVAMCMPAFVARVVRGRWFVVFASMVVMAASGSTYSFALYSKELRHTLGYNQQTLNTLSFFKDLGTNVGIVSGLVQQVAPTWAVLLIGAGMNLVGYLMIYLALTARTAAPPVWLMCLYICVGANALTFSNTGALVSCVKNFPESRGIVIGLLKGFVGLSSAIYTQLYLAIYGDNAKSLVLLIAWLPAAVYIFFVHTIRVLPYARRRDGEDTDHDQPFFCFLYMSIALASYLLVMIVVQKQVQFSHAAYVVGATAMLIILFLPLGVVVRTEYKAASRLQKSLQQPPAMTVEEPTTTAEKADESSPPLCGGRGGLGCITNMFKPPALGEDYSIMQALVSVEMLVLFIISVFGIGGTLTAIDNMA, from the coding sequence ATGGCCGGTGGTGGCGAGGTGGCGATGTGCATGCCGGCGTTCGTGGCGCGGGTGGTGCGGGGCCGGTGGTTCGTGGTGTTCGCGTCTATGGTGGTGATGGCGGCTTCGGGTTCGACGTACAGCTTCGCGCTCTACTCCAAGGAGCTACGGCACACGCTGGGGTACAACCAGCAGACGCTCAACACGCTCTCCTTCTTCAAGGACCTCGGCACCAACGTTGGCATCGTGTCCGGTCTGGTGCAGCAGGTGGCTCCGACTTGGGCCGTGCTCCTCATCGGCGCCGGCATGAACCTGGTGGGGTACCTCATGATCTACCTCGCGCTCACGGCGCGGACCGCAGCGCCGCCCGTGTGGCTCATGTGCCTCTACATCTGCGTCGGCGCCAACGCGCTCACCTTCTCCAACACCGGCGCGCTCGTCTCCTGCGTCAAGAACTTCCCGGAGAGCCGTGGCATCGTCATCGGCCTCCTCAAGGGCTTCGTTGGCCTCAGCAGCGCCATCTACACGCAGCTGTACCTCGCCATATACGGCGACAACGCCAAGTCGCTCGTCCTACTCATCGCCTGGCTCCCCGCCGCCGTCTACATCTTCTTCGTGCATACCATCCGCGTCCTGCCCTATGCTCGCCGCCGCGACGGCGAGGACACCGACCACGACCAGCCCTTcttctgcttcctctacatgtCCATCGCCCTCGCCTCCTACCTCCTCGTCATGATCGTCGTACAGAAGCAGGTGCAGTTCTCCCACGCCGCATACGTCGTCGGCGCGACGGCGATGCTCATCATCCTCTTCCTTCCCCTCGGCGTAGTCGTCAGGACGGAGTACAAGGCCGCCTCCCGGCTCCAGAAGTCGCTGCAGCAGCCACCAGCCATGACCGTCGAAGAACCCACAACAACGGCTGAGAAGGCCGACGAGTCGTCACCGCCCTTGTGCGGTGGCCGCGGTGGCTTGGGCTGTATCACCAACATGTTCAAGCCACCGGCGCTGGGGGAGGACTACTCCATCATGCAGGCACTGGTCAGCGTGGAGATGCTGGTGCTATTCATCATATCCGTGTTCGGCATCGGCGGCACGCTGACGGCGATCGACAACATGGCGTAG